One window of Actinomycetota bacterium genomic DNA carries:
- a CDS encoding ABC transporter ATP-binding protein, which produces MSYLEVRSLRVGYGSIPVLQGIDFDVQAGQTTVLLGLNGAGKTTTVASIAGLLKPTGGTITFDGERIDGQDPAGLVQRGISLVPEGRRVFPALTLAQNLRLGSWTSRSRRAELKTAEERVYDYFPILAERRDQLAGTLSGGQQQMLAIGRGLMSLPKLILIDEASLGLSPKLAKTVFEIVDRINDDGVTVIIVEQNVGVLRHADSALVMEKGAIVYSGSGDELRKGDELRKTYLGAAS; this is translated from the coding sequence ATGAGCTATCTCGAAGTTCGGTCGCTGCGTGTCGGGTACGGGTCGATCCCGGTGTTGCAGGGCATCGACTTCGACGTGCAGGCGGGCCAGACGACGGTGCTGCTCGGGCTGAACGGCGCGGGCAAGACCACCACGGTCGCGAGCATCGCGGGTCTGCTGAAGCCCACGGGGGGCACGATCACCTTCGACGGCGAGCGTATCGACGGCCAGGATCCCGCCGGCCTCGTCCAGCGCGGCATCTCGCTCGTGCCGGAAGGTCGACGGGTGTTCCCCGCGCTCACGCTGGCCCAGAACCTGCGCCTCGGCTCATGGACGTCGCGCTCACGCCGCGCCGAGCTGAAGACGGCGGAGGAGCGCGTGTACGACTACTTCCCGATCCTCGCCGAGCGGCGCGACCAGCTCGCGGGCACGCTGTCGGGCGGCCAGCAGCAGATGCTCGCGATCGGGCGGGGCCTGATGAGCCTGCCCAAGCTCATCCTCATCGACGAGGCGTCGCTGGGGCTCTCGCCCAAGCTCGCGAAGACGGTGTTCGAGATCGTCGACCGCATCAACGACGACGGTGTCACCGTGATCATCGTGGAGCAGAACGTCGGCGTGCTGCGCCATGCCGACTCCGCGCTCGTGATGGAGAAGGGGGCGATCGTCTACTCGGGCTCGGGTGACGAGCTGCGGAAGGGCGACGAGCTGCGCAAGACGTATCTCGGCGCGGCGTCGTAG
- a CDS encoding GGDEF domain-containing protein gives MDWATGGEARPSSTGARQAAWLFVAAGTLTSILSYVPSQATVSRAVATTLGLAAVLTGIVVWVLPWPRWHPRATLVLLPVAFALIVIGNRFGTTSPYTYGVYYVVVFCWVGLAHPRWTSLRMAPLAGIAYLMPALLARHHNPEAVLSVLSTIPVCLLVGETVAWAMSELAEAREVSEHRAHLLSAVARAAGSISALDSDAVLAGVVDTLVGLGFEAANLCVFDDATDTYTVAQPRGLPESYLTGPQPASRGMPSLVRQRRSLVTLENYSEHPLAVPDLVALGIRTAVAAPVWVQGRLAAALVAGSTRVIPARSEDMEAFELLAGQAGRALENAQRYEEERRAREVLTEVSMRDELTGVGNRRHAVGLLDSLQAGDAVVLIDLDNFKDVNDTDGHAAGDAVLVALAHHLRSCVRDADLIARYGGEEFVVVLREAGTHALHTTERLLEEWRRGRPRTTYSAGVAVHGPETKPSLTLARADAALYAAKRMGRDRVAEFGFDEEALAAGA, from the coding sequence ATGGACTGGGCGACAGGAGGGGAGGCGAGGCCATCGAGCACAGGGGCCCGTCAGGCCGCCTGGCTCTTCGTCGCCGCGGGCACCCTGACGAGCATCCTGAGCTACGTGCCATCGCAGGCGACAGTGAGCCGGGCCGTCGCCACCACGCTCGGGCTGGCGGCGGTGCTCACGGGGATCGTCGTGTGGGTCCTCCCCTGGCCGAGATGGCATCCACGGGCCACGCTCGTCCTCCTCCCCGTCGCCTTCGCCCTCATCGTCATCGGGAACCGCTTCGGCACGACGTCGCCGTACACCTACGGCGTCTACTACGTCGTGGTGTTCTGCTGGGTCGGCCTCGCCCATCCGCGGTGGACCTCGTTGCGCATGGCACCGCTCGCCGGGATCGCGTATCTGATGCCGGCCCTCCTCGCACGGCACCACAACCCCGAAGCGGTGCTCTCCGTGCTGTCGACCATCCCCGTGTGCCTCCTCGTGGGCGAGACCGTGGCCTGGGCCATGTCGGAGCTGGCCGAGGCGCGCGAGGTGTCCGAGCACCGTGCCCACCTTCTCAGCGCGGTCGCAAGAGCGGCAGGCTCGATCAGCGCGCTCGACTCCGATGCCGTGCTCGCAGGTGTCGTGGACACGCTCGTCGGGCTCGGCTTCGAGGCAGCCAACCTGTGCGTCTTCGACGACGCGACCGACACCTACACCGTGGCCCAGCCCCGCGGCCTGCCCGAGAGCTACCTCACCGGCCCGCAGCCCGCCTCGCGCGGCATGCCCTCGCTCGTCCGCCAGCGCCGGAGCCTGGTGACCCTCGAGAACTACAGCGAGCACCCGCTCGCGGTGCCCGATCTCGTCGCCCTCGGGATCCGTACCGCGGTCGCCGCGCCGGTGTGGGTGCAGGGACGGCTGGCCGCCGCGCTCGTGGCCGGCAGCACCCGGGTCATCCCCGCACGGTCCGAGGACATGGAGGCGTTCGAGCTGCTGGCCGGCCAGGCGGGGCGGGCGCTCGAGAACGCGCAACGCTACGAGGAGGAGCGCCGCGCCCGCGAGGTGCTGACCGAGGTGTCGATGCGTGACGAGCTGACCGGGGTGGGCAACCGGCGCCACGCGGTCGGTCTGCTCGACTCCCTCCAGGCCGGTGATGCGGTCGTGCTCATCGACCTCGACAACTTCAAGGACGTCAATGACACCGACGGCCACGCCGCGGGCGACGCCGTGCTCGTCGCCCTCGCCCACCACCTTCGTTCCTGCGTCCGCGACGCCGACCTCATCGCCCGCTACGGCGGTGAGGAGTTCGTGGTGGTGCTGCGCGAGGCGGGCACCCACGCCCTGCACACGACCGAACGGCTCCTCGAGGAGTGGCGTCGCGGCCGGCCTCGTACGACCTACAGCGCGGGCGTCGCCGTGCACGGGCCGGAGACCAAACCCTCGCTCACGCTCGCGCGGGCGGATGCCGCGCTCTACGCGGCCAAGCGCATGGGACGCGACCGCGTCGCCGAGTTCGGGTTCGACGAAGAGGCCCTGGCCGCCGGCGCCTGA
- a CDS encoding EAL domain-containing protein — protein MVLAPTTSRWDVVTGPRARAGYVAAIITAAAFWCLGRWDLVNPLSPLQLVVLFGGGNLFTKFVAVWCRARASYARALIRIASETALITIVMYATGWGPVLAVGYMFLVHDVVGDVGARAWRIVLVCALTGIALGQLAIAANIAPSFIAAPRVHGLASLGALGLAFAVRMFGRATEEKEHARQTVVRSERRMSALVQNASDIIIVLDRDRSFVYVSPAIERILGAPAESYLGPDHVEMIHPDDLDTTREVMLEAIEHPGRQVRTELRVQHHDGSWRWMEASLVNLLDEPAVGGIVVNLHDVTDRRHQALHDMLTGLPNRASLAERLRQSIAWGRARDAQWALLLLDVDRFREVNDTFGHHNGDKLLREIGARVSGMLGERDVVARLGGDEFAVLWEVEDEAGVLAFAARVLDELRRPVAVEGMTLCVDASIGVVFVSDNDDDLDDLLARADVAMYVAKTTHSGCELYDMNRDQSSVGRTAMAGELRRALDGRELIVHYQPKVELATGRVIGAEALVRWQHPRHGLVLPDKFVPVAEQTGLIDALSRYVLAAALGECRRWREAGFDMGVAVNLSTRNLVDVSLPDDVRLLLAEAEIAPASLDLEITESALLADPLRAADVVRRLSALGVRIAIDDFGTGYSSLAHLRRLLVSEIKIDKSFVTTMAANADDAIIVRSTIELAHSLGLRVVAEGIESKVVCEQLRALGCDIGQGYYLGPPVASAELMDWLWDQHRLAEGGIEAIASR, from the coding sequence ATGGTGCTGGCACCCACGACGAGCCGCTGGGACGTGGTGACGGGTCCGAGGGCGCGGGCCGGGTACGTGGCCGCCATAATCACCGCGGCCGCCTTCTGGTGCCTCGGCCGGTGGGACCTGGTCAACCCGCTGTCGCCGCTCCAGCTGGTCGTGCTGTTCGGCGGCGGGAACCTCTTCACCAAGTTCGTGGCCGTCTGGTGTCGCGCCCGCGCCTCCTACGCCCGCGCCCTGATCCGCATCGCGTCCGAGACGGCGCTCATCACGATCGTGATGTACGCGACCGGCTGGGGGCCGGTGCTGGCGGTCGGCTACATGTTCCTCGTGCACGACGTCGTCGGCGACGTCGGCGCCCGCGCCTGGCGGATCGTTCTCGTGTGCGCGCTCACCGGCATCGCCCTGGGGCAGCTCGCCATCGCCGCCAACATCGCGCCATCGTTCATCGCCGCCCCGCGGGTGCACGGGCTGGCGTCCCTCGGCGCGCTCGGGTTGGCGTTCGCCGTGCGGATGTTCGGACGGGCCACGGAGGAGAAGGAGCACGCGCGCCAGACCGTGGTGCGCAGCGAGCGGCGCATGAGCGCGCTCGTCCAGAACGCCTCCGACATCATCATCGTGCTCGACCGCGACCGTTCGTTCGTCTACGTCAGCCCCGCGATCGAGCGCATCCTCGGGGCGCCGGCCGAGTCCTACCTCGGCCCGGACCACGTGGAGATGATCCACCCGGACGACCTCGACACCACGCGCGAAGTGATGCTCGAGGCGATCGAGCACCCGGGCCGTCAGGTGCGGACGGAGCTGCGCGTCCAGCATCACGACGGCAGCTGGCGCTGGATGGAGGCGAGCCTCGTCAACCTGCTCGACGAGCCCGCGGTGGGAGGCATCGTCGTCAACCTCCACGACGTGACCGACCGGCGCCACCAGGCGCTGCACGACATGCTCACCGGGCTTCCCAACCGGGCGTCGCTCGCCGAACGGCTGCGGCAGTCGATCGCCTGGGGACGAGCGCGCGACGCGCAGTGGGCGCTGCTGCTCCTCGACGTCGACCGCTTCCGCGAGGTGAACGACACCTTCGGGCACCACAACGGCGACAAGCTCCTGCGCGAGATCGGCGCGCGGGTCAGCGGGATGCTCGGGGAACGCGATGTCGTGGCGCGGCTGGGTGGCGACGAGTTCGCGGTGTTGTGGGAGGTGGAGGACGAGGCCGGGGTGCTGGCGTTCGCGGCTCGGGTTCTCGACGAGTTGCGCCGGCCGGTCGCCGTCGAGGGCATGACCCTGTGCGTCGACGCGAGCATCGGCGTCGTCTTCGTCTCCGACAATGACGACGACCTCGACGACCTCCTGGCGCGGGCCGACGTCGCCATGTACGTGGCGAAGACGACGCACAGCGGCTGTGAGCTCTACGACATGAACCGCGACCAGTCGAGCGTCGGCCGCACGGCGATGGCCGGCGAGCTGCGGCGGGCGCTCGACGGTCGCGAGCTGATCGTGCACTACCAGCCCAAGGTCGAGCTCGCCACCGGCCGGGTCATCGGGGCCGAGGCGCTCGTGCGCTGGCAGCATCCGCGCCACGGCCTCGTTCTTCCGGACAAGTTCGTGCCGGTGGCGGAGCAGACCGGGCTGATCGACGCGCTCAGTCGCTACGTCCTGGCCGCCGCCCTCGGCGAGTGCCGGCGCTGGCGCGAGGCGGGGTTCGACATGGGCGTTGCGGTCAACCTGTCGACGCGCAACCTGGTCGACGTGTCGCTGCCCGACGACGTGCGCCTCTTGCTCGCCGAGGCCGAGATCGCACCGGCCTCGCTCGACCTCGAGATCACCGAGAGCGCGCTGCTCGCCGACCCGCTTCGCGCGGCAGACGTCGTGCGGCGGCTCAGCGCGCTCGGGGTCCGCATCGCGATCGACGATTTCGGTACCGGCTACTCGTCATTGGCGCACCTGCGCCGTCTGCTCGTCTCGGAGATCAAGATCGACAAGTCGTTCGTCACCACGATGGCAGCCAACGCCGACGACGCGATCATCGTGCGGTCGACGATCGAGCTCGCCCACAGCCTCGGCCTCCGCGTGGTCGCGGAAGGCATCGAGAGCAAGGTCGTGTGCGAGCAGCTGCGCGCCCTCGGCTGTGACATCGGTCAGGGCTACTACCTCGGGCCGCCCGTGGCGAGCGCTGAGCTCATGGACTGGCTGTGGGACCAGCACCGGCTCGCCGAAGGCGGCATCGAGGCCATCGCCAGCCGCTGA
- a CDS encoding ABC transporter ATP-binding protein, whose translation MSVLETTGVSIRFGGLQALQDVSLRVGEFEIVGLIGPNGAGKTTIFNCITGFYRPQSGRVEFQDHDVSELPPHTRSALGMGRTFQNVGLRKEATVLENMLTAQHSNVPYGAVSGMLGSPASIASEHTLRRRSDAILEILSLGHLRDTPVQGLSYGTLKKVEIATALATDPDLLLLDEPSSGMGPQEAHQLGDELLELRHDFELSICMIEHHVPLVVRVCDYVYVLNFGQLLTEGRPEEVQRHPEVVAAYLGEEAPEAEAEAERLETGREGVNQ comes from the coding sequence ATGTCCGTCCTTGAGACCACCGGGGTCTCGATCCGCTTCGGCGGCCTCCAGGCGCTGCAGGATGTCAGCCTGCGCGTCGGCGAGTTCGAGATCGTCGGGCTCATCGGCCCGAACGGCGCGGGCAAGACGACGATCTTCAACTGCATCACCGGTTTCTACCGGCCGCAATCGGGACGCGTGGAGTTCCAGGACCACGACGTCTCGGAGCTGCCACCCCACACGCGCAGCGCGCTCGGCATGGGCCGTACCTTCCAGAACGTCGGGCTCCGCAAGGAGGCGACGGTGCTCGAGAACATGTTGACCGCGCAGCACAGCAACGTGCCCTACGGCGCGGTGTCGGGCATGCTGGGCAGCCCGGCCAGCATCGCGAGCGAGCACACGCTGCGCCGCCGCTCCGATGCCATCCTCGAGATCCTCTCGCTCGGCCACCTGCGCGACACCCCGGTGCAGGGCCTCTCGTACGGCACGCTCAAGAAGGTCGAGATCGCGACCGCGCTCGCGACCGACCCCGACCTCCTGCTCCTCGACGAGCCGTCGTCGGGCATGGGGCCGCAGGAGGCGCATCAGTTGGGCGACGAGCTGCTCGAGCTGCGGCACGACTTCGAGCTGTCGATCTGCATGATCGAGCACCACGTTCCGCTGGTCGTCCGCGTGTGCGACTACGTCTACGTCCTCAACTTCGGCCAGCTGCTCACCGAGGGCCGCCCCGAGGAGGTGCAGCGCCACCCCGAGGTGGTGGCCGCCTACCTCGGTGAGGAGGCGCCGGAGGCGGAGGCCGAGGCCGAGCGCCTCGAGACCGGCCGCGAGGGGGTCAACCAGTGA
- a CDS encoding zinc-binding dehydrogenase — protein sequence MRALVLEEPRWLRAHDLPRPAVGEDDGLLRVEACGLCGTDHEQYSGVLRGGFAFVPGHEVVGVVEALGAAAAARWDVAVGDRVAVEVFQSCGACAPCVAGEYRHCRRHGIGDMYGFIPVDKPPGLWGGYADHQYLAPDSRVLRVPASLDPVVATAFNPLGAGIRWGVTVPGTSEGDVVAVLGPGIRGLSVVAAAREARAGFVLLTGHGPRDRERLEIGHAFGADLTVDSAVDDPVAALKDATGGLADVVVDVTAKAPAALAQALALARPGGTVVVAGTRGSAEAPGFWPDLIVYKELRILGVLGVDTTAYRAALDLLASGRYPFVDLPRRVTGLEGVEALLQTLAGERDEPRPVHAVVVP from the coding sequence GTGAGGGCGCTCGTGCTGGAGGAGCCGAGGTGGCTGCGGGCGCACGACCTGCCCCGCCCCGCGGTCGGCGAAGACGACGGGCTCCTGCGCGTCGAAGCCTGCGGTCTCTGCGGCACCGATCACGAGCAGTACTCCGGCGTCCTGCGCGGTGGCTTCGCGTTCGTGCCCGGCCACGAGGTGGTCGGGGTCGTCGAGGCGCTCGGCGCGGCCGCGGCGGCGCGGTGGGACGTCGCGGTGGGCGACCGCGTCGCGGTCGAGGTCTTCCAGTCGTGCGGTGCGTGCGCGCCATGTGTCGCGGGGGAGTACCGGCACTGCCGCCGGCACGGCATCGGCGACATGTACGGCTTCATCCCGGTCGACAAGCCACCCGGCCTGTGGGGCGGATACGCGGACCACCAGTACCTCGCGCCGGACTCCCGGGTGCTGCGCGTGCCGGCGTCGCTCGACCCCGTCGTCGCCACCGCGTTCAACCCGCTGGGCGCGGGCATCCGGTGGGGCGTCACCGTGCCCGGCACGTCCGAGGGCGACGTCGTTGCCGTGCTCGGGCCGGGGATACGCGGCCTGTCCGTAGTCGCGGCCGCACGCGAGGCCCGCGCCGGCTTCGTGCTGCTCACCGGGCATGGCCCGCGCGACCGCGAGCGGCTCGAGATCGGGCACGCGTTCGGCGCGGACCTCACTGTCGACAGCGCGGTCGACGATCCCGTCGCCGCGCTGAAGGACGCCACCGGCGGCCTCGCCGACGTCGTCGTCGACGTCACCGCCAAGGCGCCCGCCGCGCTGGCCCAGGCGCTGGCGCTGGCCCGACCGGGCGGCACCGTCGTGGTGGCGGGCACGCGCGGCTCGGCGGAGGCGCCCGGCTTCTGGCCGGATCTCATCGTGTACAAGGAGCTGCGCATCCTCGGCGTGCTGGGCGTCGACACGACGGCGTACCGCGCCGCCCTCGACCTGCTCGCCTCGGGGCGCTATCCGTTCGTCGACCTGCCCCGGCGGGTGACGGGGCTCGAGGGGGTCGAAGCCCTGTTGCAGACCCTCGCGGGAGAGCGCGACGAGCCGCGCCCGGTCCACGCCGTGGTCGTACCGTGA
- a CDS encoding branched-chain amino acid ABC transporter permease yields the protein MLAFSVAQPLVLGISNGAAIGLVAIGLVLIYKSSRVFNFVAGEFVTLGAFGTYVGDKVLKLPYPLAIALGLLFGLMAGLVTERLVIRPLANRPRVTILVATAALASLLIPVEIIIGGAKFFGARPIVGGLGFKVPVADVYMSWQQLIIVCTLAAAGVGLAWFFGRTDLGLAVLATSQEPTASRLVGIRLNRITLLTWGLAGLLGAVAGVLLAPVTSQFQAGYGTTTVLIAAFTAAVVGGMTSVPGAFVGGLLVGLVQAFAQINISSKTLPGANSVATLVMLLAVLLVRPTGLLGKEA from the coding sequence ATGCTCGCGTTCTCGGTCGCTCAACCGCTCGTGCTCGGGATCAGCAACGGCGCGGCCATCGGGCTGGTGGCTATCGGGCTGGTGCTCATCTACAAGAGCAGCCGGGTGTTCAACTTCGTCGCCGGTGAGTTCGTCACGCTGGGCGCCTTCGGCACCTACGTCGGCGACAAGGTGCTCAAGCTTCCGTACCCGCTCGCCATCGCCCTCGGCCTGCTGTTCGGGCTCATGGCCGGGCTCGTCACGGAGCGCCTGGTGATCCGGCCCCTCGCCAACCGACCCCGCGTCACCATCCTCGTCGCCACCGCGGCCCTGGCGAGTCTCCTCATCCCGGTGGAGATCATCATCGGAGGCGCGAAGTTCTTTGGCGCCCGGCCGATCGTCGGCGGACTCGGCTTCAAGGTGCCGGTCGCCGACGTCTACATGAGCTGGCAGCAGTTGATCATCGTCTGCACGCTCGCGGCCGCCGGCGTGGGGCTGGCCTGGTTCTTCGGGCGCACCGACCTGGGCCTGGCCGTGCTGGCGACGAGCCAGGAGCCGACCGCGAGCCGGTTGGTCGGCATCCGCCTCAATCGCATCACCCTCCTCACCTGGGGCCTGGCCGGGTTGCTCGGGGCGGTCGCCGGTGTGCTGCTGGCGCCGGTGACGTCACAGTTCCAGGCCGGCTACGGCACGACCACCGTCCTCATCGCCGCCTTCACCGCCGCGGTCGTGGGCGGCATGACGTCGGTGCCGGGCGCGTTCGTCGGTGGCCTGCTCGTCGGCCTGGTGCAGGCGTTCGCCCAGATCAACATCAGCTCCAAGACGCTGCCCGGAGCCAACAGCGTGGCCACCCTGGTGATGCTGCTCGCGGTCCTGCTCGTCCGGCCGACCGGCCTGCTGGGCAAGGAGGCCTAG
- a CDS encoding acyl dehydratase, protein MTQVDGAQAGERVTLDTTDVDRQIGRELGGGQLKEPVSATDIRRWVQGMQYPNPLHYDEEHAARSPVGRLVAPQSFLVCCDVGHGATPAIVGTIPGTHMIFGGDEWWFSGVRVYPGDHLRQRRWFVDYKIADTKFAGPTMFSRGDTVHTNVRGELVAKQRSTAVRYLAEEARRRGFFHQAAPRPTWTPERLAEIDRQRSTWIRARAGERGRRFDDVSVGDAMVTRPIGPHTIATFTTEWRAFIFAAWGSSRHEGPDHIEDAGWLPEMSRNLEAAQEDPSLADGLYKGPSRGHTDEEHAELIGLPRAYGYGASMGAWALDYAGHWAGDLGFVRHSDIQYRFPPFEGDVTFVDGVVAAKRFDATVGAGLVEVDLVMTNQDGSVMAKGKVEIQLAA, encoded by the coding sequence ATGACTCAGGTCGATGGGGCCCAGGCCGGCGAGCGCGTCACGCTCGACACCACCGATGTCGACCGCCAGATCGGGCGGGAGCTCGGCGGGGGCCAGCTCAAGGAGCCGGTGTCGGCCACCGACATCCGCCGCTGGGTGCAGGGGATGCAGTACCCCAACCCGCTGCACTACGACGAGGAGCACGCGGCCCGCAGCCCGGTCGGGCGACTGGTCGCGCCGCAGTCCTTCCTGGTGTGCTGCGACGTCGGCCACGGCGCCACGCCCGCCATCGTGGGCACGATCCCCGGCACGCACATGATCTTCGGCGGCGACGAGTGGTGGTTCAGCGGCGTCCGGGTGTACCCCGGCGACCACCTGCGCCAGCGGCGGTGGTTCGTCGACTACAAGATCGCCGACACCAAGTTCGCGGGGCCGACCATGTTCAGCCGGGGCGACACCGTGCACACCAACGTGCGGGGGGAGCTCGTGGCCAAGCAGCGCAGCACCGCGGTGCGCTACCTGGCCGAGGAGGCCAGGCGGCGCGGGTTCTTCCACCAGGCCGCGCCCCGCCCGACGTGGACCCCCGAACGGCTGGCCGAGATCGACCGTCAACGATCGACGTGGATCCGCGCTCGGGCCGGAGAGCGCGGTCGCCGCTTCGATGACGTCTCGGTCGGCGACGCGATGGTGACCCGTCCGATCGGGCCCCACACGATCGCCACGTTCACGACCGAGTGGCGGGCGTTCATCTTCGCCGCGTGGGGCTCGAGCCGGCACGAGGGCCCCGACCACATCGAGGACGCGGGCTGGTTGCCCGAGATGTCGCGCAACCTCGAGGCCGCCCAGGAAGACCCGAGCCTGGCCGACGGTCTCTACAAGGGACCGTCGCGCGGCCACACCGACGAGGAGCACGCCGAGCTCATCGGCCTCCCACGCGCCTACGGCTACGGCGCCTCCATGGGCGCGTGGGCGCTCGACTACGCGGGCCACTGGGCGGGCGACCTCGGGTTCGTCCGCCACTCCGACATCCAGTACCGCTTCCCGCCGTTCGAGGGCGACGTGACGTTCGTCGACGGCGTCGTCGCGGCCAAGCGCTTCGACGCCACCGTCGGCGCCGGCCTGGTGGAGGTCGACCTGGTGATGACGAACCAGGACGGGTCGGTGATGGCCAAGGGCAAGGTGGAGATCCAGCTCGCGGCGTGA
- a CDS encoding metal-binding protein encodes MTNEPPRRHPRIARSLAVLAVAAVALGSTACGSDKKTSAGTGGKTTSGGATSGTVITIKDFKFSPDPLKAPAGATITIKNDDTTTHTVTADDKSFDSGEVANGTSGKITLPTKAATVKYHCQIHNFMKGSIEVTA; translated from the coding sequence ATGACCAACGAACCCCCGCGCCGTCATCCCCGAATCGCCCGCTCCCTCGCCGTGCTCGCGGTCGCAGCCGTCGCGCTCGGCTCCACCGCCTGCGGCAGCGACAAGAAGACCAGTGCCGGCACCGGGGGGAAGACCACCTCGGGCGGCGCCACGTCGGGCACGGTGATCACGATCAAGGACTTCAAGTTCTCCCCCGACCCGCTCAAGGCACCGGCGGGGGCCACGATCACGATCAAGAACGACGACACCACGACCCACACCGTGACGGCCGACGACAAGAGCTTCGACTCCGGTGAGGTCGCCAACGGCACGTCGGGCAAGATCACGCTCCCCACCAAGGCCGCGACGGTCAAGTACCACTGCCAGATCCACAACTTCATGAAGGGCAGCATCGAGGTGACGGCCTGA
- a CDS encoding branched-chain amino acid ABC transporter permease, with amino-acid sequence MAIDLEPAIAGDVFPEEHPRVAPTALGWLGRAAFVVVVGAVSLYYVLHFEPAHSDVLATGVIVGIGALSLNVLVGYSGQISLGHQAFIGIGAFTSAYVISQSHQSFYAGLAAGAVVGIAQAVLLGLVALRVRGLYFALVTLVWGFVGENSIFRLESFTGGGAGQDAPRPGGFTTDRAYLGLCAIVLAVILLIDWRLVATKAGRAMQALRESPQVAANYGVNVRAYTLLAFAVAGFYAGVAGALFGSRRLNVVAADFTFAQIALPYLIVAIVGGLRRRGGIVVFALLFVLAGDWLPELAKNLGVTYIQERAGLFIQAFTGVLAVLTLIFQPDGLGTVTAPIGRWLKGEPFRRGGGEGGGAEGVDVRP; translated from the coding sequence GTGGCGATCGACCTCGAGCCCGCGATCGCCGGAGACGTCTTCCCGGAAGAGCACCCGCGCGTCGCGCCGACCGCGCTCGGATGGCTCGGTCGCGCCGCCTTCGTCGTGGTCGTCGGCGCCGTCAGCCTCTACTACGTCCTTCACTTCGAGCCTGCCCACAGTGACGTGCTGGCCACCGGCGTCATCGTCGGCATCGGCGCGCTCAGCCTCAACGTGCTCGTGGGTTACTCGGGCCAGATCTCGCTGGGCCACCAGGCGTTCATCGGCATCGGAGCCTTCACGTCGGCGTACGTGATCAGCCAGTCCCACCAGAGCTTCTACGCGGGGCTGGCGGCAGGCGCGGTCGTCGGGATCGCACAGGCCGTCCTGCTGGGACTGGTGGCGCTGCGGGTGCGCGGCCTCTACTTCGCGCTGGTCACGCTCGTGTGGGGGTTCGTGGGCGAGAACTCGATCTTCCGGCTCGAGAGCTTCACGGGTGGGGGCGCGGGGCAGGACGCGCCCCGCCCCGGTGGCTTCACCACCGACCGCGCCTATCTCGGTCTCTGCGCCATCGTGCTCGCGGTCATCCTGTTGATCGACTGGCGGCTCGTCGCCACCAAGGCGGGCCGCGCCATGCAGGCGCTGCGCGAGAGCCCGCAGGTCGCCGCCAACTACGGCGTCAACGTGCGCGCCTACACGCTGCTCGCCTTCGCGGTCGCCGGGTTCTACGCGGGAGTCGCCGGCGCCCTGTTCGGGTCGCGGCGCCTCAACGTGGTGGCCGCGGACTTCACCTTCGCCCAGATCGCCCTGCCCTACCTCATCGTCGCGATCGTCGGCGGCCTGCGCCGGCGCGGGGGCATCGTGGTCTTCGCCCTGCTGTTCGTGCTGGCAGGCGACTGGCTGCCCGAGCTCGCCAAGAACCTCGGGGTCACCTACATCCAGGAGCGCGCCGGGCTCTTCATCCAGGCGTTCACGGGCGTGCTGGCCGTCCTCACGCTCATCTTCCAGCCCGACGGCCTGGGGACGGTGACCGCGCCCATCGGGAGGTGGTTGAAGGGCGAGCCCTTCCGGCGCGGTGGTGGCGAGGGCGGGGGAGCGGAGGGCGTCGATGTCCGTCCTTGA